DNA from Nocardioides seonyuensis:
GTGACCCTTCCGAAGGAGGCTGCACTGCGGGCGGGCCGCCCGCTGATCCTGCTGCCTCAGACCTACGGGCCCTTCACCACCCCCGAGGCGCGCGCGATCGCGAGACGTCTCGTCCGAGCCTCGGCGCTGGCCTACGCGCGCGATCCCTGGAGCTACGAGCAGCTGCTCGAGCTCGCCGGTGACGACGTCGACCCCTCTCGGCTGCGCGACGGTGTGGACGTCGCCTTCGCTCTCGAGCCACGCAAGCCAGCAGCCGAGGTGGCCACGCAGGTGGAACAGCTCGCGGCGTCTCCGGTCGTGGGTGTCAACGTCAGCGGCCTGCTCCTGGACCGCGAGGCGCACGATCGCTTCGGACTGGCCGGCGACTACCTCGACACGATGACTGCGCTGGTCGCGTCCCTGGTCGACGCCGGCACCCACGTCCTCCTCGTGCCGCACGTGCACGTCCCCGGAGGCGGCGGTGAGAGCGACGTCAACGCCATCACGCGCCTGCGCGAGCGCCTCGGCACCGACCAGGTACGCCGGACCACGGTCCTCTCGCCGGAGCTGGACGCCGCAGAGGTCAAGTGGTGCATCTCGCAGCTCGACTGGTTCGCAGGGAGCCGGATGCACTCGACCATCGCGGCTCTGTCGACCCTCACGCCCGTGGCTGCCTATGCCTACAGCGACAAGACCCGCGGCGTGTTCGAGACCTGCGGAGTGGAGGACCAGTGCGTCGACGCACGCGACGTGTCCGGCGCCGAGGCGGTCGAGCGGCTGCTGGCCGGCTATCACTCCCGTGCGCGCACGGCGACCTTGCTCTCCGAGCACGCCACGTCCACGGTCGAACGCTCGCGCAGCCAGCTTCGTGAAGTCTTCGCATACGCGCGCCGTGACGATCCCGCTGACCGCAGGAGCCTGCGCCGATGATGGGGCGCCTCCCCGACAGCATCGAGTCGATCACGCAGGCCCGGTTGTGCACGGGCTGCGGTGTCTGTGCACACCTGCACCCCGACAGGCTCCAGATGGCCGACGTCCCTGACGTGGGTCGTCGCCCTCTCCCGATCGTGGGCGTGACAGGTCCGACGACGGGAGCGGGGGTCGCGGCCTGCCCCGGACGCGAGCTGAGCCATCCCGTCGGAAGCCTGGACGACGCCCCCTTCCACGGCGAGTGGGGCCCGGTCCTCGATCTGTACGAGTGCTGGGCGGCCGACCCGGTCCTGCGCCACCGTGGCTCCTCGGGCGGCGTGGTGAGCGCGCTCGCTGCCCACGCGATCGAGGCGGGCATCGCGGTCGGGGCCCTCCAGGTGAGGGCGTCACAGGAGGACCCGTTGCGCAACGAGACGGTCCTCAACCGTTCGCGCGAGGACATCGTCACCGCGACCGGTTCGCGTTACTCACCGGCCAGTCCCTGCGAGCGGCTCGATCTGGTGGAGGACGCCGAAGGTCCCTGCGTCGTAGTCGGGAAGCCCTGCGACATCGCTGGCACCCGGAAGGCTGCCGAGCAACGCGCGGCACTCGCCGACAAGGTGGCCGTGACGCTCGGCATCTTCTGCGCAGGGACCCCGTCGACAGAGGCGACCAGGAGCGTCGTGGCCGACCTCGGGATCGACCCCGACACGGTGAAGCGGCTGGACTACCGCGGCGAGGGCTGGCCAGGTGAGTTCCGTGTCGAGACCCACGACGGCCGACGCGCCTCGACGAGCTATGCCGACTCCTGGGGGAAGCTCACCAAGCACCGGCAGTGGCGATGCCTCATCTGCCCCGACCACACCGGCGAGTTCGCTGACCTCTCGATCGGCGACCCCTGGTACCGGCCCGTCACCGACGAGGAGGGGGGCCGCTCACTCGTCGTGGTCCGGACCGAGCGGGGCCGTCGGCTGCTCGAGTCGGCGCTGGCCGGTGGCGCCCTGGAGGGAGCCCCGCTCTCGATGGACAAGCTGCCGGCTTCCCAGCCCAACCTCGAGTCGACCCGAGGCGCCGTGTGGGGCCGCGTCCAGAGCATGCGGCTGCTCGGCATGCCCACGCCGCGGTTCCGGGGCATGCCGTCGTTCCGCCTGTGGTGGAAGCTGCCGCTACGCGCCAAGCTCACCTCCACGCTGGGCACCGCTCGACGCATCTTCGTCCGGGGCTTGAAGCGTCCTGAGTTCGAACCGAGGGAAGTGGGGTCCCGTGGGCGCACGCGCTGACATCGTCATGATCACCTACCGCAGTGCGGGATACGTGCACCTCTCGCTGCCGAGACTGCTCGAGACGCTGGGCCCGGACGACCGGGTGTGGTTGTGGCACAACGGCGACGACGAGGCGACGCTCGAGGCGATCCGCCCTTATCGGCAGGACGCACGCGTCGCGCGCTTCCACCACAGTCGCGAGAACGTGCGCCTGCGTGAGCCGACGAACTGGCTGTGGTCGGGCTCGGACGCCCGGTTCGTGTCGAAGGTCGACGATGACTGCCTGGTGTCGCCCGGATGGCTGGACACGTTCGTCGCGGCCCACGACGCCAATCCGGAGTTCGGCGTGATCGGCAGCTGGCGGCACCCCGCAGAGGACTTCCGCCCCGAGCTGGCGCAGCGCAAGATCAAGGAGTACGCCGGCGGACACTCGCTGATGCGCAACCTGTGGGTCCAGGGCAGCGGTTACCTCATGCCGCGGGCGCTCACCGAGGCGCACGGCCCGCTGGGACCGGACGAGTCGTTCACCGGCTACTGCATCCGCGCGGCGCGGGCGGGCGCCGTCAACGGCTTCTACCACCCGTTCGTCCCCGAGGACCACATGGACGACCCCCGCTCCCCCCACACCCTGATCCACGACGACGAGGACCTGCTCGACCGCATGCCCCTGTCCGCCAAGGCCAACGGGGTCAGCACCGTCGAGCAGTGGACAGCGCAGCTCGTGCAGAGCGCCATCGTGCTCCAGACCGCGTCCCTCGACCCTCGGTCCTACTCCGGGTGGCGCAAGAAGGCCAAGTCCCTCCGGCGCCGGGTCAGCATCGCCGCCGGGAGGCCGGCGAAGTGGTGAGCGGGCGCACGATCCCGCAGCCGACGGGTCTTGCCGGGGCTGACGACCCCAGCGCCGAGGTGGTCGTTGCGTGCGTGACCTACAACAGCGCGTCGGTGATCGAGCCCTTCCTCGCCGCACTCCCTGCCGCACTCGTCGGTGTGCCCGGCTCGCGGGTGGTCGTGGTGGACAACGCCTCGAGCGACGACACCGTCGCCACCATCGAGGAGGTGGCGCCCTGGGTCACCGTGGTGCGCGCACCGGGCAACGTCGGCTACGCCGCCGGCATCAACCTGGCGCTGCGGCAGTGCACGGCGCGCCGTGGCGTCTACGTCCTCAACCCCGACGCCGTCCCTTCACCGGGAAGCGTGGCGCACCTCCTCGCCGTCGTCGAGGCCGACCCCGAAGTCGGCATCGCGGTCCCGACGGTGCTGTCGGAGGCGGGCGAGGTGAAGTTCTCGCTGCGACGCGAGCCCACCATCCTGCGTGCCGCCGGCGAGGCCGTCCTCGGCGGTCACCGCGCGGCACGCCATCCGTGGCTGGGTGACCAGGTCCGGGACTCCTCGAAGTACGTCGAGGGCGCGACCGCCGACTGGGCCACCGGCGCCGCACTGTTCCTCTCGAGAGC
Protein-coding regions in this window:
- a CDS encoding polysaccharide pyruvyl transferase family protein, giving the protein MGELRLVLAGAAVGNGNRGVEALGRSVADAVQREARGGRLSILDDGWGVRPDSSERYPGGSVEYVGVRQSRRWHRPESWAQVRAAQSTFPAVNAVARRFREADAILDLSAGDSFTDLYGPTRLRTVTLPKEAALRAGRPLILLPQTYGPFTTPEARAIARRLVRASALAYARDPWSYEQLLELAGDDVDPSRLRDGVDVAFALEPRKPAAEVATQVEQLAASPVVGVNVSGLLLDREAHDRFGLAGDYLDTMTALVASLVDAGTHVLLVPHVHVPGGGGESDVNAITRLRERLGTDQVRRTTVLSPELDAAEVKWCISQLDWFAGSRMHSTIAALSTLTPVAAYAYSDKTRGVFETCGVEDQCVDARDVSGAEAVERLLAGYHSRARTATLLSEHATSTVERSRSQLREVFAYARRDDPADRRSLRR
- a CDS encoding Coenzyme F420 hydrogenase/dehydrogenase, beta subunit C-terminal domain; its protein translation is MMGRLPDSIESITQARLCTGCGVCAHLHPDRLQMADVPDVGRRPLPIVGVTGPTTGAGVAACPGRELSHPVGSLDDAPFHGEWGPVLDLYECWAADPVLRHRGSSGGVVSALAAHAIEAGIAVGALQVRASQEDPLRNETVLNRSREDIVTATGSRYSPASPCERLDLVEDAEGPCVVVGKPCDIAGTRKAAEQRAALADKVAVTLGIFCAGTPSTEATRSVVADLGIDPDTVKRLDYRGEGWPGEFRVETHDGRRASTSYADSWGKLTKHRQWRCLICPDHTGEFADLSIGDPWYRPVTDEEGGRSLVVVRTERGRRLLESALAGGALEGAPLSMDKLPASQPNLESTRGAVWGRVQSMRLLGMPTPRFRGMPSFRLWWKLPLRAKLTSTLGTARRIFVRGLKRPEFEPREVGSRGRTR
- a CDS encoding glycosyltransferase, producing MGARADIVMITYRSAGYVHLSLPRLLETLGPDDRVWLWHNGDDEATLEAIRPYRQDARVARFHHSRENVRLREPTNWLWSGSDARFVSKVDDDCLVSPGWLDTFVAAHDANPEFGVIGSWRHPAEDFRPELAQRKIKEYAGGHSLMRNLWVQGSGYLMPRALTEAHGPLGPDESFTGYCIRAARAGAVNGFYHPFVPEDHMDDPRSPHTLIHDDEDLLDRMPLSAKANGVSTVEQWTAQLVQSAIVLQTASLDPRSYSGWRKKAKSLRRRVSIAAGRPAKW
- a CDS encoding glycosyltransferase family 2 protein translates to MSGRTIPQPTGLAGADDPSAEVVVACVTYNSASVIEPFLAALPAALVGVPGSRVVVVDNASSDDTVATIEEVAPWVTVVRAPGNVGYAAGINLALRQCTARRGVYVLNPDAVPSPGSVAHLLAVVEADPEVGIAVPTVLSEAGEVKFSLRREPTILRAAGEAVLGGHRAARHPWLGDQVRDSSKYVEGATADWATGAALFLSRAVLDAVGSWDERFFLYSEETDYALRARDEGFRVQLTTAASVTHPGGEMESSPELWTLVAVNRQRLYRKRHALVPSVVYWAVVLANESVRALLGRPRSRLATQVLLRLGPDQTGADTTPALIARTPVPWHVGRTPGSTPAT